The nucleotide sequence gtttactaggttatataaacctagggacgactatgggagcccaacccaaggacaactaagagtccagcatagtgtcactgataaaagtaaaatactgattcataagctgatttatcttatcttgctcttactaggttatctgaatctagagttaggttatctgaacctagaggcgactatgggagcccacccattggaccgtagtcccatataaactgaagcaagactaagcatgctatttaaaatgcttctatggcatttaactgagctattaaaatgcctactgtagcatttaactgtactagtcattttatcgaacacttggtgtgcacggactctcctctctattagggggccacctctaggcacccgacactacaacaaaatcgctcatagacatcagtggaacaacaacggttttaggctaaaacctatgtctttgagtattttacaccggtttttctaaaaaccggtgtctatgagcgcagattttagctcatagacatcgattttttaggcgatgtctatgagcgccctttttttggttaatagacaccaattttaacatcggtttttaaaatccgatgttaatgaacccaaataatattttaatttttccccacaagccaaaatctgcacactgtgaattccctccaaacctaaatctttatcccgcccttCCTCTGCGCGACATCTCTCTCGCgataacctaaacctccgaccatccgaccatctctctcagcctaagcctaaacctaaacctccgaccatctctctcaacctcatctccctcttccccccttcctagatcctctcccgatcaggatcaagacacgacgaactcgcttctccgtccaaccacaccgcatctcctccaactcctccatttggttgagaagaggaggccttggTAGCGTACAGCATTCCCACCCGCGCGTCCAGAGCCACCGGTACCACCTCCTCCGCCACCTCCACGAACAGCGGGTTGAACCGCAGCAGGTACGGCTCCCGGCACGTCGTCCCCTCCGGGCACACCGCCAGGCCCCCCCCCCCCACCGCCAGCAGCCGCCGCATCGTCGCCGCGTCTCGTCCCCTGTCCCGGGTCAGCCGCACAGTCCGCATCGGCGCCAACGCCTCCGACACCCGGCTCAGGCTGTACGTCACGACCGGCACCGTCCTCTCCAGCGCCGAGCACAGCATCACCGGGTCCAACAGCGTCCGGTGCGTGCACACGTACACCACCCCCTTCTTCTCCCTGTTCGCTTTCCCATCTCCGGCCCTCCGGAATCGGATTCCGGTGACGGCGGCGATGAAGATGGATATTTTATAAGGGAAAACGATCCCCATCGCGATCCTGAACACGGCCAAAGGGATTGCCACGGGTATCCACATGAAGAACGCCATCATCTCGCATGGCGTCGGGAGAAAAGCCAGTCTTCCGTCATGGAACACAAGTGGCTTCGGGTACTTGTTTCTCGACATTTTGCTGCTCTCACTCCTTGATTCCTCCTCTCTCACGACATAAATTtcctgaaaaataaaacaatcactTTTAACTCATATCTTTGATCGACTAACGTGGAATCGAAAGAAATGCAGGTCCAACCTTGGCCGAGAGTTGGTGGTGGTGGACATTGGAGAGGTTCACAATGGCCGCACCGGCCTTGACCATGTCCCTGAGAGCTCTCTGTTTGTCAGGCCAAGAGATGACCCCCGTGAAGTAGCAGCCCTTCACCACCTGCAGCTCCGCCCCCACCACCTCCCCCACCTCTAAGTACTCCTTCAAGAATCCCTCCACCATGAGCCTCGGCAAGGTGGTGAGCACAACAGCTCGCCTCCCTTTCAGCACCTCGCATGCATGCAGATGGAGGTTCTCCAAGAAAATTTTCGGCAGCACAGTCCTAGCGATCAGCCTCAGGTCCCCCGTCCTCAGCCCGCAGAAGGTCACGAAGGCCATGATCCTCATCCCAAACTCGTGCTTCCCCAAGAGACACAAGGCAGGGGAGAGCGCGAGGAGGAGGAATTAGTATAACCAATCCTCTCGTTTCAGAGTAATATGATTATAACTTTCTTTTTGTTTGAGGTTCACATCCTTACtgtataaataattttttgatgATATTGTATATTTATGACTTATCTGATTATTTCTTTCAACTTGCTACTGTGGACCAGGTATGTTCCTTCTCATTTGCACCTTATGGTCTTTGAGTTGGTAAAAAACTCTCTGCGTGCGGTTCAAGAATGTTTTATGAATTCTGATAAGAATGCCCCTCCTGTTAGAATTATTGTCGCTGATGGGATTGAAGATGTTACAATAAAGGTACGATACCAATAAATACTTAATCTTCAATTACTGTTATTCTGCTTGGTAAGCAAGATTGCAATACttcaagaataagaaaggattagtTAAAAATTCATGCTGTCTTGGCAAGTTGCAGAATTTGAATTTAACACAGAATACTAGGTACTCTAGAAAATAGAAACTAGATGTAGTGAAGAtgaaaaatatgaatttaaattatattttctttggGAATTCTTGACAGTTACTGATGTCTTGCAGGCattttttatttcttgaaaagtgTTGATACTGCAGAACCACCAGATGTAGATTTGCAAGACAGAGAACAATTATACATTGAAGAACATAATTGGACTAACTCCTCACTCTTTAAAGTGGTTAATCAGATTTATCAGAAAACTATTACAAATGAAAGTTAGGGAAATTCTCAAATATTTCATGAATTTGGGGCTCATTGCTACTGGTTATTTTTAAACCAGACAATGATTATGTGAAATCCAAGAGTCTTCCACTTTGTCTATATCTGACTATATGCATACAAGAATACGTCAGAGCCTGTTGAAAATCTTTTACTGCCAACATGTATATCAGCATCTGCTGTTGATACAAGTATAACACCCGGATAAAtgcaaaaattttctaatttttgtaatttatcttcttcttaataTCATTAAATTATATCTTATGGCATTTCTCTGTTTGTTAATACTCATGGTTCGAGGAATTTCTTGTTACATATCAATCATCTAGTTTTTCTAGCTTTGGAATACTGATCTTGATATGCTATCAATTATTTCAGATATCAGATGAAGGGGGTGGCATACCAAGAAGTGGTCTTCCAAAGATTTTCACATATCTCTATAGCACTGCTAAAAATCCACTCGAGGAAAACGATGAAGGAAGCTCAGATGGAGTAATTATGGTTGGTTATGGTTATGGGCTTCCAATTAGTCGTCTCTATGCTCGCTATTTTGGTGGTGATTTACAAATTATCTCTATGGAAGGATATGGTAAATCCAATTCTTTCTTTATGCAATACTTAATCTCAAGTTCAATTTGTCCTGCTTGAATTCCAATATGGCTCATTCATTGCCTATTATGTTGCCAATACTTATTCGTGATTTACAAACTcgtgcttgctatgattttttgatacaaaccggatgctatgcttttgttacaatgattttttttatacaaaccgaatgctatgcttttgttacaaaccatatactagttggagactaaatgattgcctaagaagaaaggaaataGAGATTAGGAGatgcagtgagtagagtggctggataagctatcttaaatggtaaccttaggattaaaggattgatactcgaatttaacctaacctattaagataaatgggtaatcaatactaatccttattttgattgtttaaatgttgggctcctgtttcatagcaaaaggttcattttgtgactctaaactaagttttttttttattgtttaagtgtattttctgaattttgagaaccaatttttttttgtacatctacCATCAAGTATGACCCTACTTAACCAGATATACACTTTTAGACCCCCATCTTCATGCACATGGCTAACTGTAACCCGCGAGGTCTTCTGACTTTGTGTTTTTCAGTTCAGGGTCTACTAGTTTACTTATCTCTTGTGGGTTTTGAAGATACTTTGTGGCCTGTataacatagaaggacaatgagCCGTGGATATATAGCATGAATCTACTAATATGAATCACAAACTGTTGGATCAAGAAGGATATATCTTGAGACTAGCGAACCCAAAGGGCAAACAATGTTATGTCTTTTCCAACTAATGAATCTCCAAAGGGAAgataatgttgaaagaaacttgTGATTTGCAGCGAGGCTATGGTTTCCTCAGTTGGGATGTGATAAGGTAGCTAAATAGAGGTAATACAACCTTTAACTTACCCTGACTATTGTATGAACTGATTAGAGGGCTTGTTGAGAATTAAGCTTCTAAACTACATGGAACAAATGATTATCGGAAGTTTGTAGGAAATAAGAACAAATTTGGGTTTATGCCCTTAGTATCTGTTACAAGAAGCTGATGCTGTTTTTGagtatcaaatattttcaaatatgcatcttacccaatttatcaGACACCCTCTTTCCTTGCAATATGGAGGTCTTCCACTGATTATTTCCAGTAAAACTACTCCAAAAGCAAAGATGTTAGCTTGAATTTCCATTTCTTGTTGCTCTCGAGGAACATTATATTCTGGAAGAGAGACTCTGCTGAAGTAACCAGCACTTTTCTTAGATTCTGAGAAAATAATTTTCCAGCTCTCAAAATCAACCAACTACAAAAGAAATGTAAGAGGGTTTTATA is from Zingiber officinale cultivar Zhangliang chromosome 7B, Zo_v1.1, whole genome shotgun sequence and encodes:
- the LOC122004325 gene encoding glycerol-3-phosphate acyltransferase 1-like; translation: MRIMAFVTFCGLRTGDLRLIARTVLPKIFLENLHLHACEVLKGRRAVVLTTLPRLMVEGFLKEYLEVGEVVGAELQVVKGCYFTGVISWPDKQRALRDMVKAGAAIVNLSNVHHHQLSAKEIYVVREEESRSESSKMSRNKYPKPLVFHDGRLAFLPTPCEMMAFFMWIPVAIPLAVFRIAMGIVFPYKISIFIAAVTGIRFRRAGDGKANREKKGVVYVCTHRTLLDPVMLCSALERTVPVVTYSLSRVSEALAPMRTVRLTRDRGRDAATMRRLLAVGGGGLAVCPEGTTCREPYLLRFNPLFVEVAEEVVPVALDARVGMLYATKASSSQPNGGVGGDAVWLVEECLSCTYIVIWDVGVLLAACLVCINA
- the LOC122003727 gene encoding pyruvate dehydrogenase (acetyl-transferring) kinase, mitochondrial-like isoform X2 — its product is MVFELVKNSLRAVQECFMNSDKNAPPVRIIVADGIEDVTIKISDEGGGIPRSGLPKIFTYLYSTAKNPLEENDEGSSDGVIMVGYGYGLPISRLYARYFGGDLQIISMEGYVYKSQVLQS
- the LOC122003727 gene encoding pyruvate dehydrogenase (acetyl-transferring) kinase, mitochondrial-like isoform X1, with amino-acid sequence MVFELVKNSLRAVQECFMNSDKNAPPVRIIVADGIEDVTIKISDEGGGIPRSGLPKIFTYLYSTAKNPLEENDEGSSDGVIMVGYGYGLPISRLYARYFGGDLQIISMEGYGKSNSFFMQYLISSSICPA